A section of the Triticum dicoccoides isolate Atlit2015 ecotype Zavitan chromosome 7A, WEW_v2.0, whole genome shotgun sequence genome encodes:
- the LOC119331416 gene encoding geraniol 8-hydroxylase-like, with amino-acid sequence MASLLPWLPWLVVPLLFFYLLDLLAQARRRGLPPGPRPLPLIGSLHLLGDQPHRSLARLARTHGPLMSLRLGAVTTVVVSSPDAAREFLQKHDAVFATRAVQDAVGAHARSSVAWLPHAPRWRSLRRIMATELFAPHRLDALQRLRAEKVRELAAHVARLARDGAAVDVGRVAFATSLNLLSRTVFSTDVTSLDDHGGSKGFQVLVAEIMEVAGSPNVSDFFPALAAADLQGLRRQLARLFARLHLVFDKEVDQRLGRRARDAAGEPRKKTDDNDGGDFLDVLLDVAERDDGQAALLDRDTLRSLFSDLFAAGSDTTSSTIEWAMAELLQNPSSMAKVHDELARVIGSERDIEEPDIDKLPYLQAVIKETFRLHPPAPLLLPRQAQTTIRIAGYTIPKGARVLVNVWAMGRDEAIWSEPEKFMPERFLGRAVDYRGRDFELIPFGAGRRMCPGMPLAIRMVHLVLGSLLHRFEWRLPTEVERSGIDMREKFGVTLTKAVPLRAIVTPMLVDDNR; translated from the exons ATGGCTTCTCTTCTTCCATGGCTGCCATGGCTCGTCGTTCCCCTCCTATTCTTCTATCTACTCGACCTCCTTGCGCAGGCACGCCGTCGCGGTCTTCCTCCAGGCCCCCGCCCGCTACCGCTCATCGGGAGCCTCCACCTCCTGGGCGACCAGCCGCACCGCTccctcgcccgcctcgcaaggaccCACGGCCCGCTCATGTCGCTCCGCCTGGGCGCGGTCACCACGGTGGTCGTCTCCTCCCCGGACGCCGCCCGCGAGTTCCTCCAGAAGCACGACGCCGTCTTCGCCACCCGGGCCGTGCAGGACGCGGTCGGCGCGCACGCCAGGAGCTCCGTGGCCTGGCTGCCCCACGCGCCGCGGTGGCGCTCGCTCCGCCGGATCATGGCCACGGAGCTGTTCGCGCCGCACCGGCTCGACGCGCTCCAGCGCCTCCGGGCCGAGAAGGTGCGGGAGCTCGCGGCGCACGTGGCCCGGCTGGCTCGCGACGGCGCGGCCGTGGACGTCGGCCGCGTGGCGTTCGCGACCAGCCTGAACCTACTGTCTCGCACCGTGTTCTCGACGGACGTGACCAGCCTCGACGACCACGGAGGGTCCAAGGGGTTCCAGGTGCTGGTGGCGGAGATCATGGAGGTGGCCGGCAGCCCGAACGTGTCGGACTTCTTCCCCGCGCTCGCGGCGGCCGACCTGCAGGGCCTGCGCCGGCAGTTAGCGCGGCTGTTCGCGCGTCTGCACCTGGTGTTCGACAAGGAGGTGGACCAGAGACTGGGCCGCCGCGCGCGCGACGCCGCCGGCGAGCCCAGGAAGAAGACCGACGACAACGACGGCGGCGACTTCCTGGACGTGCTGCTGGATGTGGCGGAGCGGGACGACGGCCAGGCCGCGCTGCTGGATCGCGACACGCTCCGGTCGCTGTTCTCG GACCTGTTTGCTGCTGGCAGTGACACAACCTCCAGCACAATAGAATGGGCTATGGCGGAGCTTCTTCAAAACCCATCATCAATGGCCAAAGTGCACGACGAACTTGCAAGAGTCATCGGCTCAGAGAGAGACATCGAAGAACCTGACATCGACAAGTTGCCCTACCTCCAAGCTGTGATCAAAGAAACCTTCCGGCTGCACCCTCCCGCTCCATTGCTGCTACCGCGCCAAGCTCAGACGACCATAAGAATCGCGGGTTACACAATACCCAAAGGCGCACGTGTGTTGGTGAACGTGTGGGCGATGGGGCGGGACGAGGCTATCTGGTCTGAGCCTGAGAAGTTCATGCCGGAGAGGTTTCTCGGGAGGGCGGTAGACTATAGAGGCAGAGACTTTGAGCTGATCCCATTTGGTGCTGGGCGCCGGATGTGCCCAGGGATGCCGCTAGCGATCAGGATGGTGCATCTAGTTCTCGGGTCGTTGTTGCATCGGTTCGAGTGGAGGCTCCCGACGGAGGTGGAGAGGAGTGGGATTGATATGCGTGAGAAGTTTGGGGTGACACTCACGAAGGCCGTGCCTCTCCGTGCTATTGTTACACCAATGTTAGTGGATGACAACCGTTGA